TCGCCGTAGGCCAGGCGGAACTGCCGGCTCAGGTGGCCGGCCGACATGCCGATGCCCTGCGCCAGCGCCTCGACGTCCAGCGGCTGGGCGTACTCGCGGTCGATGCGGTCACGGACGCGCCGCAGGCGAGCAAGGTCGCGCAGCCGGGTGCTTGGAGGATCGTCGGGCGCAGCGTGCATCCGGACATCGTACTCAGCTCTACTGCCACCACCGCTGGCCCTCACCCCCACCCTCTCCCGCAAGCGGGAGAGGGAGTCCGGCCGGATCGACTCGCGGCGCCTGATCCTCTTGCTCCTCTTGCTCCCTCTCCCGCTTGCGGGAGAGGGCGGGGGTGAGGGCCAGCGGTCTCGCCACTCCGCCGTCGTCCGGACCCCGGTTCCCGTGCATCAAACCGTCGCTTCGTTCCGCTATCCTTCGCGGCTCAATCGAACACCCAGTGGAGGGGGTCATGACCATCTCGGAGCGCACGGAAACCTTTTTCGGCAAGACCGTCCAGGACTACGAGGGCGGTGCCGTCACCGGCGGCCCCGGCGTGGTCCACCGGCTGGTGCTGGACTACGACGACGACCGCAGCCTCGTGGCCCTGCTCGACGAGTACCTCGCGCAGGTCGATCCCGGCCAGCTCGAAGCCCTGATCCTCGGTCGCTGGAATGAACCGCACGACGACGGTCCCGACCCCGTCCTGGACCGCCTCGCCGAACTCGCGCCGCAACTCCCCAGGCTCAAGGCGCTGTTCGTCGGCGACATGACCTACGAGGAGTGCGAGATCTCCTGGATCATCCAGGGCACGCGCTACGGCCATCTGCTGCAGGCCTTCCCCCAACTGGAAGTGCTGCGCATCCGCGGCGCCACCTCGCTGGAATGGCAGCCCCTGACCCACGCCAACCTGCGCGAACTCACCATCGAGAGCGGCGGCCTGCCGTCGGAGATCGCCAAGGCGCTCGCCGAATCCTCGTTCCCGGCGCTGACCCACCTCGAGCTGTGGCTGGGCACTGACGGCTACGGCTTCGACGGCGACGTCGCGCTGTACCGCCAGGTGCTGGCGACACTGCGCACGCCGACGCTGCGCGTGCTCGGCCTGCGCGACTCGGAGATCGCCGACGACCTGGCCGTCTGGCTGGCCGGTGAATCCTGGGTCGCCTCGCTGTACACGCTGGACCTGTCCCTCGGCACGATCGGCGACGCCGGCGCCAAGGCGCTCCTTGCCAGCCCGCACGTCGCCTCGCTGAAGCGGCTGGACCTGTCGCACCACTACATCTCCGAGCCGCTGCAGGCGCAGCTGCGCGCGGCGATCCCCGGCGTGGTGCTCGACGATGCGCAGGACAGCGGCGACGACGACGACCGCTACGTCGCCGTCGGCGAGTGAGCCGGAGCGTCCGCATGACCCGATGGGTGGTGCTGGGCGTGGGCGACGGCAAACGCGCGCGCGGCCTGCAGGCCGCCGCCGCGACCGCCGGCGTGCCAGTGCAGGTCGTCGAATGGCGGGACTGGCTCGCCGGCTCCCCCGCCCTGCCCGATGCGTTGCGGACGCCGTGCCGCTTCAAGGTCGAGCCGCCGGGCGACGATCCCCAGGCTCACCTCGCGCTGCTGCACCTGGGCTGCGAGCGCCTCGGCCGGGCGCCCTGCCCCGCCCCCGAGCGCGGTGAGCTGGTGGGCGCCGATGCCTGGTTCGCCGGCTTCGAAGCCGCAATGCAGCGTCTGACGGCGCTGCTCGCGGAGCGACCGTTGGCCGAGCCCGTGAACGCCCCCGACGAGATCGTCGCCATGACCGACAAGCTGCTCTGCCAGCAGCGCCTGCGCGAACACGGCATCGCCACCGCCCCGCTGCTGGGCGCGGTGGACGGCTACGACCACCTCGTCGCGATGCTCGATCGCGAGGACCTCGATCGCGTGTTCGTCAAATCGCGCTACGGCTCCTCGGCCGCCGGCGTGATCGCCTACCGCCGCGGCGCCGGCCGCCAGCAGGCCACCACCTCGGCGCTGCTGCACGACGACGGCCAGCGCCTGTTCAACGTCAAGCGGCTGCGCGCCTACCAGCGCCCCGACGAGATCCGGCGCGTCATCGACCTCGTGGCCGCCCAGGGCGCCTACGTCGAGGCCTGGCTCCCGAAGCCGCGCGCCGGCAGCGGCCATTTCGACCTGCGCGTCGTCACCTTCGCCGCGCGGGCCGCGCACCGGGTGGCGCGGGTGGGACAACGGCCGATGACCAACCTGCACCTGGACAGCGAGCGCGCCGATCCCGCCCGGCTGATGCCGTCGCACGACCTGTCCGCCATGGAAGCGACGGCCGAACAGGCCGCCCGCGTGTTCCCGCGCGCCGGCATCGTCGGCTTCGACCTGGTGGTGCGCCGCGGCGAGGCGCGCGTCCTGGAAGCCAATGCCTTCGGCGATCTGCTGCCTGGTCTGCTCTGGCAAGGGCGCGACACCTACGCCACCGCGCTGACCTGATCCGATGAGCCATCCGCAGAGTCCTCCGATGAGCCCTCCGATGAGCGATCCGATGAGCCAGGACCTCGACATGAACCGCGTGGTCGGCACCCACGACCTGGTGCTGATCACCTTGGACACGCTGCGCTTCGACGTCGCGCAGGACCTGTTCGAGCGCGGCGAGCTGCCGACGCTCGCGCGGCATCTGCCGGCCGGCGGCTGGGAACGCCGCCATTCGCCGGGCAGCTTCACCTACGCGGCCCACCACGCCTTCTTCGCCGGTTATCTGCCCACGCCGGCGGCGCCCGGTCGTCATGCCCGGCTGTTCGCGAGCGCCTTCCGCGGCAGCGAGACCACCGGGCGGCGCACCTTCGCCTTCGAGGAGGCGTCGCTGCCCGAAGCGCTGGCGGCGCGCGGCTATCACACGATGTGCATAGGCGGCGTCGGCTTCTTCAACAAGCAGAACGCGCTGGGCCGGGTGCTGCCGGGGCTGTTCGCCGAGAGCCACTGGAATCCCTCGCTCGG
This genomic stretch from Mitsuaria sp. 7 harbors:
- a CDS encoding STM4013/SEN3800 family hydrolase → MSDPMSQDLDMNRVVGTHDLVLITLDTLRFDVAQDLFERGELPTLARHLPAGGWERRHSPGSFTYAAHHAFFAGYLPTPAAPGRHARLFASAFRGSETTGRRTFAFEEASLPEALAARGYHTMCIGGVGFFNKQNALGRVLPGLFAESHWNPSLGVGRRDSARRQVALAVERLNAVEGRVLLFINVSALHAPNRVHLPGRDEDSIETHAAALRSVDAALAPLFEACAARAPTFVIACSDHGTAYGEDGHHGHRVAHDVVWTVPYAQFFLGSSQC
- a CDS encoding STM4015 family protein produces the protein MTISERTETFFGKTVQDYEGGAVTGGPGVVHRLVLDYDDDRSLVALLDEYLAQVDPGQLEALILGRWNEPHDDGPDPVLDRLAELAPQLPRLKALFVGDMTYEECEISWIIQGTRYGHLLQAFPQLEVLRIRGATSLEWQPLTHANLRELTIESGGLPSEIAKALAESSFPALTHLELWLGTDGYGFDGDVALYRQVLATLRTPTLRVLGLRDSEIADDLAVWLAGESWVASLYTLDLSLGTIGDAGAKALLASPHVASLKRLDLSHHYISEPLQAQLRAAIPGVVLDDAQDSGDDDDRYVAVGE
- a CDS encoding STM4014 family protein, whose amino-acid sequence is MTRWVVLGVGDGKRARGLQAAAATAGVPVQVVEWRDWLAGSPALPDALRTPCRFKVEPPGDDPQAHLALLHLGCERLGRAPCPAPERGELVGADAWFAGFEAAMQRLTALLAERPLAEPVNAPDEIVAMTDKLLCQQRLREHGIATAPLLGAVDGYDHLVAMLDREDLDRVFVKSRYGSSAAGVIAYRRGAGRQQATTSALLHDDGQRLFNVKRLRAYQRPDEIRRVIDLVAAQGAYVEAWLPKPRAGSGHFDLRVVTFAARAAHRVARVGQRPMTNLHLDSERADPARLMPSHDLSAMEATAEQAARVFPRAGIVGFDLVVRRGEARVLEANAFGDLLPGLLWQGRDTYATALT